One genomic segment of Hymenobacter psoromatis includes these proteins:
- a CDS encoding glycosyltransferase family 4 protein translates to MNILLTSLQVPGAASGVRVHYERLAALLRAQDHRVTVVTQDDLRPWLRRAIGVGRRALGVFGTLGRRVGLELGQVLEIYFAIDHRQPYDVVNAQDVASGWAARLALRDRVPVVVTGHYNDHPGTEVVQQLALPPRGWAARFEGRWFNFLLHRTRFFLGISEYALRLTQPFLPPDAQTAIAHNGVDMAAFAPGAGMLGAGLDLRAKFPGRPIILNIGQLEARKNQRYLVAVAAELRQRYPGCVTVLVGQGEDEELLRNLIAEQGLENDVVLLGYYPHVIHLLHAADLYVHVALRENCPYVVIEAIAAGCPALALAAGGSPELLAATPEASLPQATPPAALAAQVAELLANPAALLSLQQRQYTYARTRFDRAAMVRNTLAFYRRAAGLAPLPAEVPAEALVAE, encoded by the coding sequence GTGAATATTCTGCTGACTTCCCTGCAAGTGCCGGGCGCGGCCTCGGGGGTGCGGGTGCACTACGAGCGGCTGGCGGCGCTACTGCGCGCCCAGGACCATCGCGTAACGGTGGTGACCCAGGACGACCTGCGGCCCTGGCTCCGGCGCGCCATTGGGGTAGGGCGGCGGGCGCTGGGGGTGTTCGGGACGCTGGGCCGGCGCGTGGGCCTGGAGCTGGGACAGGTACTGGAAATCTATTTTGCCATCGACCACCGGCAGCCCTATGACGTGGTAAATGCCCAGGACGTGGCCAGCGGCTGGGCCGCCCGCCTGGCCCTGCGCGACCGCGTGCCGGTGGTAGTGACCGGCCACTACAACGACCACCCCGGCACCGAAGTAGTGCAACAGCTGGCCCTACCCCCCCGCGGCTGGGCAGCCCGCTTCGAGGGGCGCTGGTTTAATTTTCTGCTGCATCGCACCCGGTTCTTTTTAGGAATTTCGGAGTACGCGCTCCGGCTCACCCAGCCCTTCCTACCCCCGGATGCGCAGACGGCCATCGCCCACAACGGCGTGGATATGGCCGCCTTCGCGCCGGGCGCGGGGATGCTCGGCGCGGGGCTTGATTTGCGGGCCAAGTTTCCCGGTCGGCCCATCATCCTGAATATTGGGCAGCTCGAAGCGCGCAAAAACCAGCGCTACCTGGTGGCCGTGGCCGCCGAGCTGCGCCAGCGCTACCCCGGCTGCGTCACGGTGCTGGTGGGCCAGGGCGAAGACGAAGAGTTGCTGCGCAATCTCATTGCAGAACAGGGACTGGAAAACGATGTGGTGCTGCTGGGTTACTACCCCCACGTAATCCATTTGCTGCACGCCGCCGACCTCTACGTGCACGTAGCGCTGCGCGAAAACTGTCCCTACGTGGTGATTGAGGCCATTGCTGCCGGCTGCCCGGCCTTGGCCCTGGCGGCCGGCGGTAGCCCCGAGCTGCTGGCTGCCACCCCCGAAGCCTCCCTGCCCCAGGCTACGCCGCCCGCCGCGCTGGCCGCCCAAGTGGCCGAGTTGCTGGCTAACCCCGCCGCCCTGCTGAGCTTGCAGCAGCGCCAGTATACCTACGCTCGCACCCGCTTCGACCGGGCGGCGATGGTGCGCAATACGCTGGCCTTTTACCGGCGGGCAGCGGGGCTGGCTCCACTGCCCGCCGAGGTGCCCGCTGAGGCACTGGTGGCAGAGTGA
- a CDS encoding polysaccharide biosynthesis/export family protein, producing the protein MISFFRLSFLSLGLLIVGLSGCVVQNKLPYLQGGNYSTTQPSEVQNARPVYLLQPGDVLSIKVQSVQPALSDIFNVQGPQVITSGDPGVLYLTGYSVDDTGMITLPTIGKLKMAGLSVEDAQTLVRTKVGAYVRDANVLVKLLSFKITVLGEVRQPGRYFIYNPQATVLEALGLAGDLTEFGNRQNVKLIRQTAKGSEVVLLNLTDPKLLQSPYYYLLPNDALYVEPMKARTDRGNANNLSLLFAGISAIVLLISYITLKRN; encoded by the coding sequence ATGATTTCATTTTTCCGCTTGTCGTTCCTTAGCCTGGGGCTACTAATAGTGGGGCTCAGCGGCTGCGTAGTGCAGAACAAGCTGCCCTACCTACAGGGAGGCAATTACTCGACTACGCAGCCCTCAGAGGTGCAAAACGCCCGCCCGGTCTACCTGCTTCAGCCCGGCGATGTGCTCAGCATTAAAGTACAAAGCGTGCAGCCCGCGCTGAGTGATATTTTCAACGTGCAGGGGCCGCAGGTGATAACCTCCGGCGACCCCGGCGTACTGTACCTGACGGGCTACTCGGTAGATGACACAGGTATGATTACGCTGCCCACCATTGGCAAGCTGAAAATGGCGGGCCTGAGCGTGGAGGATGCTCAGACGCTGGTGCGCACCAAAGTGGGCGCTTACGTGCGCGATGCCAACGTATTGGTTAAATTGCTAAGCTTTAAAATAACAGTGCTAGGCGAGGTACGCCAGCCGGGGCGCTACTTCATCTATAATCCGCAGGCTACCGTATTGGAAGCGCTGGGGCTGGCCGGTGACCTCACCGAGTTTGGCAACCGTCAGAACGTCAAGCTTATCCGGCAAACGGCGAAAGGCTCAGAGGTTGTGCTCCTGAACCTTACGGACCCCAAGCTGCTTCAATCGCCCTACTATTACTTGCTGCCCAACGATGCCCTGTACGTGGAGCCCATGAAGGCCCGCACCGACCGCGGCAATGCCAACAACCTGAGCCTGCTGTTCGCGGGTATTTCGGCCATCGTACTGTTAATTAGCTACATCACCCTTAAGCGTAATTAA
- a CDS encoding lipopolysaccharide biosynthesis protein: MAVTTQNLTSTAVRGVQWTTAATVLTAVLQIGYTAVMARLLDPAAFGLVAMAGVVLRFGSYFAEMGLGHALVQRLSIDDDDVRATFTASLGLGLAVAGVAWLAAPLAVFFLKNDAVVPLVRVQALGFILVGLGATATSMLRREMRFEALAKVEVAAYVLGYGGVGVTLGLLGAGVWSLIAASLAQQLFAALFSYGVVRHSLRFIFHKAPYARLLGYGGRVSVVGFLEFINGNLDTLLIGRLLGSVLLGIYNRAYMLLYLPMYFLTNSLARVAFPAFSKIQNDLPRVRALYLTSSTLVATVVLPVCAGVAVAAPELVAVLLGPRWANSVPILRVLCLSIPLSMTTLFAGVVADARANLHQKIILNLLFMGLLSGLFWMLKGYGLAGIAGAIGTGEVVRTFLYMRVTHNDIGLPYGRLFGIYRAGALNAAAVGVGLLGVATLVRPLHLPPVLALLALMATGAVVLSAVMLRWPSAELRPVLAQALAKLRSLAAMPTGVRARLTRYAGFLERRPGVLAAFDDFDQPLIP, encoded by the coding sequence ATGGCAGTAACCACCCAAAATCTAACTTCTACCGCCGTGCGCGGGGTGCAGTGGACGACGGCGGCCACGGTGCTGACAGCAGTGCTCCAGATTGGCTACACTGCCGTGATGGCCCGGCTGCTCGACCCCGCCGCCTTCGGCTTGGTGGCGATGGCGGGGGTAGTACTGCGCTTTGGCAGCTACTTCGCCGAAATGGGCCTGGGCCACGCCCTGGTGCAGCGCCTGAGCATTGACGACGACGACGTGCGGGCCACCTTCACGGCCTCCCTGGGGCTAGGGCTGGCGGTAGCGGGCGTGGCTTGGCTGGCCGCGCCGCTGGCCGTTTTTTTCCTGAAAAATGATGCCGTGGTGCCGCTGGTGCGGGTGCAGGCGCTAGGCTTTATTTTGGTGGGCCTGGGGGCCACGGCTACGAGTATGCTGCGCCGCGAGATGCGCTTCGAGGCCCTGGCCAAGGTGGAGGTGGCGGCCTACGTGCTGGGCTACGGGGGGGTAGGCGTAACGCTGGGCCTGCTGGGCGCGGGCGTGTGGAGCCTAATTGCGGCCAGCCTGGCGCAGCAGCTGTTCGCGGCGCTGTTTAGCTACGGTGTGGTGCGGCATTCGCTGCGGTTTATTTTCCACAAAGCGCCCTACGCCCGGCTGCTGGGCTACGGCGGGCGGGTGTCGGTGGTCGGCTTCTTGGAATTTATCAATGGCAACCTCGATACACTGCTCATTGGGCGGCTACTGGGCTCGGTGCTACTGGGCATCTACAACCGCGCCTATATGCTGCTGTACCTGCCCATGTACTTCCTGACCAACAGCCTGGCGCGGGTGGCTTTTCCGGCGTTCAGCAAGATTCAGAATGACTTGCCGCGGGTGCGGGCTTTGTACCTGACTAGCAGCACGCTGGTAGCCACCGTGGTGCTGCCCGTGTGCGCCGGCGTGGCCGTGGCCGCCCCCGAGCTGGTGGCCGTGCTGCTGGGCCCACGCTGGGCCAACTCCGTACCGATTCTGCGGGTGCTGTGCCTGTCCATCCCACTGAGCATGACCACCTTATTCGCGGGCGTAGTGGCCGATGCCCGCGCCAACCTGCACCAGAAGATTATCCTCAACCTGCTGTTTATGGGCCTGCTCTCGGGCTTATTTTGGATGCTGAAGGGCTACGGGCTGGCCGGCATAGCGGGAGCCATCGGTACGGGCGAGGTGGTACGCACTTTCCTCTACATGCGCGTGACGCACAACGACATTGGCCTGCCCTACGGGCGGCTATTCGGCATTTACCGGGCCGGCGCGCTCAATGCCGCTGCCGTGGGGGTAGGGCTGCTGGGCGTGGCTACGCTGGTGCGCCCGCTGCACCTGCCGCCCGTGCTGGCCTTACTGGCCCTGATGGCCACCGGGGCCGTGGTGCTGAGCGCGGTAATGCTACGCTGGCCTTCGGCTGAGCTACGGCCCGTGCTGGCGCAGGCCCTGGCCAAGCTGCGTAGCTTGGCGGCTATGCCCACCGGCGTGCGCGCCCGGCTGACGCGCTACGCCGGCTTTCTGGAGCGGCGGCCGGGCGTGCTGGCTGCCTTCGATGACTTTGACCAACCCCTCATCCCGTGA
- a CDS encoding nucleotide-diphospho-sugar transferase, translating to MPAPDQAAEALQTPVLLLIFSRPDTTRRVFDTIRRARPTRLYVAADGPRPGHPTDAARCAETRAVVQEVDWPCEVFTLFQEANLNCGLAPVTAMNWFFAHEPEGIILEDDCVPAPSFFRFCQELLARYRDDARVMHIGGNNFGSEAQQPLAPDAPSYHFSTQRNSWGWATWRRAWQLYDYHLTDFEGVAKAGELNDSFTGPLEKRYRLGKMAGVRALPQPPDVWDYQWEYTIARHHGLYIVPAVNLVGNIGFGNGSTHTHDSADNMAALPARDLSFPLRHPAVVAQDRRRDNRRFNEFLLSRVGAIVRRVFAGQKPVAAGLQSPKVKQSAG from the coding sequence ATGCCTGCTCCTGACCAAGCGGCCGAAGCGTTGCAAACGCCCGTGCTGCTCCTGATATTCAGCCGGCCTGACACCACGCGGCGCGTGTTTGACACCATTCGGCGCGCCCGGCCTACCCGTCTCTACGTGGCCGCCGACGGGCCCCGCCCCGGCCACCCCACTGATGCCGCCCGCTGCGCCGAAACCCGCGCCGTGGTGCAGGAAGTGGATTGGCCCTGCGAGGTGTTCACGCTGTTTCAGGAAGCCAACCTGAACTGCGGGCTGGCCCCGGTCACGGCCATGAACTGGTTTTTTGCGCACGAGCCGGAGGGCATTATTCTGGAAGATGACTGCGTGCCCGCGCCCAGCTTTTTTCGGTTTTGCCAGGAGCTGCTGGCCCGCTACCGCGATGATGCGCGGGTGATGCACATTGGGGGTAACAACTTTGGCTCGGAGGCGCAACAGCCGCTCGCGCCCGATGCGCCTTCGTACCATTTCTCCACGCAGCGCAACAGCTGGGGCTGGGCTACCTGGCGGCGCGCCTGGCAGCTGTATGACTATCACCTCACTGATTTTGAGGGGGTAGCGAAAGCGGGCGAGCTGAACGACAGCTTCACCGGGCCGCTCGAAAAGCGCTACCGGCTGGGCAAAATGGCCGGCGTGCGCGCCCTGCCCCAGCCGCCCGACGTGTGGGACTACCAGTGGGAGTACACTATTGCGCGGCACCACGGCCTCTACATCGTGCCGGCCGTGAACCTGGTGGGCAACATTGGCTTCGGCAATGGCTCGACCCATACCCACGACAGCGCCGACAACATGGCCGCCCTGCCCGCCCGCGACCTAAGCTTTCCGCTGCGCCACCCGGCCGTGGTAGCCCAGGACCGCCGCCGCGACAACCGCCGCTTCAACGAGTTCTTGCTGAGCCGGGTCGGGGCCATTGTGCGGCGCGTGTTCGCGGGCCAGAAGCCGGTGGCAGCGGGCCTACAAAGCCCGAAGGTGAAGCAAAGCGCAGGGTAG
- a CDS encoding glycosyltransferase family 4 protein, with product MKILLSAYACDPLHGSEEGSGFNWLWQVAALGHEVWCLTTPRGRANLEQVLAERAADPVAGRIHPIYITVPKAIDYAYRWQPGVYLHYLAWQYRAWRVARQLDAQVNFDVVHHVTYNSLQMASWLWRLKKPLLLGPLGGGMTAPATLRRYLPDWFKTETVRNGISNLLTTFDPNVRQSVRHAALVLVANSDTAALARRLGARRVALVMSAALAADYFPAAYVPRPPLAGRELRILWLARLFPRKGLHLVLDALGRVDKRVKFHLDVMGDGPVGPLVPGWIAAAGLTDRVTWHGSVPYEATRAAYLGHDLFMLCSLRDTYANQYLESMSLGLPILTLDHHGATDFIPDAAGIKVPVQSADATVEALARAVETLWDHPERLDAMGRAGFAYAAQFALPKLVASLYQLAADTAPELAGLAVGRRN from the coding sequence ATGAAAATTCTGCTCTCCGCCTATGCCTGCGACCCCTTGCACGGCAGCGAGGAAGGCTCGGGCTTCAACTGGCTGTGGCAGGTGGCCGCGCTGGGCCACGAGGTGTGGTGCCTCACTACCCCCCGCGGCCGCGCCAACCTGGAGCAGGTGCTGGCCGAGCGCGCCGCCGACCCGGTGGCGGGCCGCATTCACCCGATATATATCACGGTGCCTAAGGCCATTGACTACGCCTACCGCTGGCAGCCGGGCGTTTATCTGCATTACCTGGCGTGGCAGTACCGGGCCTGGCGCGTGGCCCGGCAGCTCGATGCACAGGTGAATTTTGACGTGGTGCACCACGTCACCTATAACAGCCTGCAAATGGCGTCTTGGCTGTGGCGCTTAAAAAAGCCGCTGCTGCTGGGCCCGCTGGGCGGCGGCATGACGGCCCCCGCCACCCTGCGCCGCTACCTGCCCGACTGGTTCAAGACCGAAACCGTGCGCAACGGCATCAGTAACCTGCTCACTACGTTTGACCCTAACGTGCGGCAGTCCGTGCGCCACGCGGCGCTAGTGTTGGTGGCTAACAGCGACACGGCCGCGCTAGCCCGGCGGCTGGGCGCGCGCCGGGTAGCGCTGGTGATGAGCGCCGCGTTGGCCGCCGACTATTTCCCGGCCGCCTACGTGCCCCGGCCGCCGCTGGCGGGCCGCGAGCTGCGCATTTTGTGGCTGGCCCGGCTGTTTCCGCGCAAAGGGCTGCACCTGGTACTTGACGCACTGGGCCGGGTAGATAAGCGGGTGAAATTTCACTTGGATGTGATGGGCGATGGGCCAGTGGGGCCGCTGGTGCCCGGCTGGATTGCCGCCGCCGGCCTCACCGACCGCGTAACCTGGCACGGCAGCGTACCTTATGAGGCCACCCGCGCCGCCTACCTCGGCCACGACCTATTCATGCTGTGCAGCCTGCGCGACACCTACGCCAATCAGTATCTGGAGTCAATGTCGCTGGGCCTGCCCATCCTGACCCTGGACCACCACGGGGCCACTGACTTCATCCCCGACGCGGCGGGCATCAAGGTGCCGGTGCAGTCGGCCGACGCCACCGTCGAGGCCCTGGCGCGGGCCGTGGAAACCCTCTGGGACCACCCCGAGCGGCTGGACGCGATGGGCCGGGCGGGCTTCGCCTACGCCGCGCAGTTTGCCTTGCCCAAGCTTGTGGCCAGTTTGTATCAACTGGCGGCCGATACTGCGCCCGAGCTGGCGGGGCTGGCGGTTGGTAGAAGGAATTAA
- a CDS encoding glycosyltransferase family 2 protein, with amino-acid sequence MLYIVIPVFNRWRYTSACLDSLRAQTNQDFRVIVVDDGSTDETAAALAHDYPEVEVVTGSGNLFWTAGVNRGIERALALGADRVLTLNNDVLTAPDFVAQMLAAAAKNPRAVLGALEFDANTGQAIYGGERLSFKTNTRSDLLDELPADQRTGLHPVTYLPGRGLLIPKAVIDRVGLFDDKRLPHYLADFDYTSVARRAGFPVYCNYEARLSTYPEESGQTLTRKHRSVKGYFQHLFGIRGGGNMVNFTHFALKNCPWPYLPYFLLNGYARRLVGYFLH; translated from the coding sequence ATGCTTTACATCGTTATCCCCGTTTTTAATCGCTGGCGCTACACCAGCGCCTGCCTGGATTCGCTGCGGGCGCAGACCAACCAGGACTTTCGGGTAATTGTGGTGGACGATGGCTCCACTGACGAGACGGCCGCCGCGCTGGCCCACGACTACCCCGAGGTGGAAGTAGTAACCGGCAGCGGTAATCTGTTCTGGACGGCCGGCGTGAACCGGGGCATCGAGCGCGCCCTGGCGCTGGGGGCCGACCGCGTGCTGACCCTCAACAACGACGTGCTGACCGCGCCCGACTTTGTGGCCCAGATGCTGGCCGCCGCTGCCAAAAATCCCCGCGCCGTACTCGGCGCGCTGGAGTTTGACGCCAATACCGGCCAGGCCATTTACGGTGGTGAGCGGCTGAGCTTCAAGACCAATACCCGCTCTGATTTGTTGGATGAACTGCCGGCCGACCAGCGCACGGGGCTGCACCCGGTGACGTATTTGCCGGGGCGCGGGCTGCTTATTCCGAAGGCGGTGATTGACAGAGTGGGGTTGTTTGATGACAAGCGTCTGCCGCACTACCTGGCCGATTTTGACTATACCAGCGTGGCGCGCCGGGCGGGCTTCCCGGTGTATTGTAACTACGAGGCCCGCCTCAGCACCTACCCCGAAGAAAGCGGCCAGACCCTGACCCGCAAGCACCGCAGCGTAAAGGGCTATTTTCAGCATCTGTTCGGCATCCGGGGTGGGGGTAATATGGTCAATTTCACCCATTTTGCTCTTAAAAACTGCCCTTGGCCTTACTTGCCTTATTTCCTGCTGAACGGCTACGCCCGCCGGCTGGTAGGCTACTTTCTGCACTAA
- a CDS encoding O-antigen ligase family protein, translated as MKIRLNFLVILPLLAVLATNAAFWEFIYGPQVDQEPDGVKLYTYALFAASVGALVLYARYMEPLIKRWMWVVVAAIGGLMLESYANQGSWLAYPHVFSKLFVLLIMFGIYAFYRRFGLPSLGQVIGVMTFVLLANLLVFHRDSLSLSAFAENERGFGSSSAYLFVLVTLYCLNRYLTRGGLTMLLGFFVCLPLIIFLQHRSVWIATAVAVPLDMWLLRRAPGTSFSFSKVAMLVLVPGILGSLGVTAIVLNNPEVVTRMQDNVEDMANADKQGTGSWRLKQIESYMPLVYERPIAGWRLEGFEVPMQFYDPSNDQPMWADRTGHHFHNFYLDRAFYFGIIGILMVLLVPIVRIVQRLWQPGPMRPDTALLIAYFGCLLVFSASYDWSTYHFGLLGLLLAALAEPEPRPLPLVSLPPTEPETAPVPAELMPA; from the coding sequence ATGAAAATTCGTCTCAACTTTCTCGTCATCCTGCCGCTGCTGGCCGTGCTGGCTACCAACGCGGCATTTTGGGAGTTCATCTACGGGCCGCAGGTGGACCAGGAGCCCGACGGCGTTAAGCTCTACACCTATGCGCTGTTCGCGGCTTCGGTGGGCGCGCTGGTGCTGTACGCGCGCTACATGGAGCCGCTTATCAAGCGGTGGATGTGGGTAGTAGTAGCCGCCATTGGCGGGCTGATGCTGGAATCTTACGCCAACCAGGGCTCGTGGCTGGCCTACCCCCACGTGTTCAGCAAGCTCTTCGTGCTGCTGATTATGTTCGGGATTTATGCCTTTTACCGGCGCTTCGGGCTGCCCTCGCTGGGCCAGGTTATTGGGGTAATGACGTTTGTGCTGCTGGCCAACCTGCTGGTTTTTCACCGCGACTCGCTCAGTCTGAGCGCCTTCGCGGAGAATGAGCGGGGCTTTGGCTCATCATCGGCCTACCTGTTTGTGCTCGTGACCCTGTACTGCCTCAACCGCTACCTCACCCGCGGCGGGCTGACGATGCTACTGGGCTTTTTCGTGTGCCTGCCGCTGATTATTTTCTTGCAGCACCGCTCGGTATGGATTGCCACGGCGGTGGCCGTGCCCCTCGACATGTGGCTGCTGCGCCGGGCACCGGGCACCAGCTTTTCGTTTTCCAAAGTAGCGATGCTGGTGCTGGTGCCGGGTATTCTGGGTTCGCTGGGCGTCACGGCCATCGTGCTGAACAACCCCGAGGTGGTGACCCGGATGCAGGACAACGTGGAGGACATGGCCAACGCCGACAAGCAGGGCACCGGCAGCTGGCGGCTCAAGCAGATTGAGTCGTACATGCCGCTGGTGTACGAGCGGCCCATCGCGGGCTGGCGCCTGGAGGGCTTCGAGGTGCCCATGCAGTTCTACGACCCCAGCAACGACCAGCCGATGTGGGCCGACCGCACCGGTCACCACTTCCATAATTTCTACCTCGACCGGGCCTTTTACTTTGGCATTATTGGTATTTTGATGGTGCTGCTGGTGCCCATTGTTCGCATCGTGCAGCGGCTGTGGCAGCCCGGCCCCATGCGGCCCGATACGGCGCTGCTGATTGCTTATTTCGGCTGTTTGCTGGTGTTTTCGGCATCCTACGACTGGTCTACGTATCACTTTGGGCTGCTGGGGCTGCTGCTGGCCGCTTTGGCCGAGCCGGAGCCCCGCCCGCTACCACTCGTTTCCTTACCCCCCACCGAGCCCGAGACCGCGCCCGTACCTGCCGAGCTGATGCCGGCTTAA
- a CDS encoding polysaccharide biosynthesis tyrosine autokinase, with product MESRPVPFAAEIDLHELFFKLQRRWPLFVGSLLLAGALAWVYLQVKTPVYDFESTLLIGDQSTGSKQAQELLQLLDSKPKGLKLEDEVGLLTSSGMMRRTLAQLPFTVSYFVEPNSWLNWVRPLQVRERAAGDLPFWVVAVPGRPQLTGVPIYVETLPDGKFRIHADAKRGELRQLATGDLVREVLGVKFDKTIAAGDTLRSPLLTVVLRPEPDQLGTSEGQYFFKLNDLSSLVGDYQSRLKVKPTDHESRILELSVQGSVPAKEQQFLNTLMNTYVQDDLLQKNLIGGKTVAFLDNEINKLADSKNRASQSLSSFRSANSLVDAGTQSGVGIQQQTELNSNRNRLATSRRYYQNMLSYLKEHRGPSRLAALSSAGVEDPATTGLIQQLSELNSQRASLIVNGTEINPIVVALDEKISTTKELLIQTLTGLINSSGSALSDVEQQLGSVRGQLTKMPENERQMNNLQNTSNFNEKNYSYLVEKRNEAAIALATNVTDKKVVDPAKQNGLGPSAPKPLLVALLAVLAGLLLPAAVVLMQDKTNRRVQSKEDLARLTNIPLLGVIPHGTQEDKQTMLHDPRSSIAEAFRAVRVNMQYLAAGLDKRVIGVTSSVPGEGKSFCTVNLAAELAQSGRRVAVLECDMRRPTLAGYFGISSRAPHGLSTYLAGESTLDEARSRTSIPSLDVLCCGPLPQNPTRLIESPRLAELIQQLREEYDYLLVDIPPLGYVSEFLVLLQYLDAKIYVVRQNYTDRALVGQITEMHRDHKVKQLYMVINDVHFGNTYEYRHKANAYKYGV from the coding sequence ATGGAATCACGTCCTGTGCCGTTCGCGGCCGAAATTGACTTGCACGAGCTTTTTTTTAAGCTTCAGCGCCGCTGGCCATTATTTGTGGGCTCGCTGCTGCTGGCCGGGGCCCTGGCCTGGGTGTACCTGCAAGTAAAAACGCCGGTGTATGATTTTGAATCGACGCTGCTCATCGGCGACCAATCGACGGGCTCGAAGCAGGCCCAGGAATTGTTGCAGCTACTTGACAGCAAGCCCAAGGGCCTCAAGCTCGAGGATGAGGTAGGGCTGCTTACTTCGTCGGGGATGATGCGGCGCACGCTGGCCCAGTTGCCCTTCACGGTGAGCTACTTCGTGGAGCCCAACTCGTGGCTGAACTGGGTGCGGCCTTTGCAGGTGCGCGAGCGGGCGGCCGGCGACCTACCCTTCTGGGTGGTGGCCGTGCCGGGCCGGCCACAGCTCACGGGCGTGCCCATTTATGTAGAGACGCTGCCCGACGGCAAGTTTCGCATTCATGCCGATGCCAAGCGCGGCGAGTTGCGCCAGCTGGCCACCGGCGACTTGGTGCGCGAGGTGCTGGGCGTCAAGTTTGATAAAACTATCGCGGCCGGCGACACGCTGCGCAGCCCCCTACTTACGGTGGTGCTGCGCCCCGAGCCCGACCAGCTGGGCACCAGCGAGGGCCAGTATTTTTTCAAGCTCAACGACCTGAGCAGCCTAGTGGGTGACTACCAGAGCCGCCTGAAGGTGAAGCCTACTGACCACGAGTCGCGCATTCTGGAGCTGAGCGTGCAGGGCTCGGTGCCGGCCAAGGAGCAGCAGTTTCTGAACACGCTGATGAATACCTACGTGCAGGACGACTTGCTGCAAAAAAATCTGATTGGGGGCAAGACGGTGGCTTTTTTGGATAACGAAATCAATAAGCTGGCCGATTCCAAGAATCGGGCTTCGCAGAGCCTCAGCTCGTTCCGCTCGGCCAATAGCCTGGTGGATGCGGGCACGCAGTCGGGGGTAGGGATTCAGCAGCAAACCGAGTTGAATTCCAATCGCAACCGCCTAGCTACCAGCCGCCGCTACTACCAGAACATGCTCAGCTACCTGAAGGAACACCGTGGCCCCAGCCGCTTGGCGGCGCTGAGCAGCGCCGGCGTGGAGGACCCGGCCACGACGGGGCTCATCCAGCAGCTCTCGGAGCTGAATAGCCAGCGGGCCTCGCTCATCGTGAACGGCACCGAGATAAACCCGATAGTAGTGGCGCTGGATGAGAAAATCAGCACAACCAAGGAGCTACTTATTCAGACCCTGACCGGCCTGATAAACAGCTCAGGCAGCGCCCTCAGCGATGTGGAGCAGCAGCTGGGCAGCGTGCGCGGCCAGCTCACCAAGATGCCCGAGAACGAGCGCCAGATGAACAACCTGCAGAACACCAGCAACTTCAACGAGAAGAACTATAGCTACCTGGTGGAGAAGCGCAACGAGGCGGCCATCGCGCTGGCTACCAACGTGACGGATAAGAAAGTGGTGGACCCGGCCAAACAGAATGGCCTGGGGCCCTCAGCCCCTAAGCCACTGCTGGTGGCGTTGCTGGCCGTGCTGGCCGGCCTGCTGCTACCCGCCGCCGTAGTGCTGATGCAGGACAAAACCAACCGCCGGGTGCAGAGCAAGGAGGACCTGGCCCGTCTTACCAACATTCCGCTACTGGGCGTGATTCCGCACGGCACCCAAGAGGACAAGCAAACCATGCTGCACGACCCGCGCAGCTCCATCGCGGAGGCCTTTCGGGCGGTGCGGGTGAATATGCAGTACTTAGCGGCTGGCCTCGACAAGCGCGTGATTGGCGTTACGTCGTCGGTGCCGGGTGAGGGCAAAAGCTTCTGCACCGTGAACCTGGCCGCCGAGCTGGCCCAGAGCGGCCGCCGCGTGGCCGTGCTAGAGTGCGACATGCGCCGCCCTACCCTGGCTGGCTACTTCGGCATCAGCTCGCGCGCGCCACATGGCCTGAGCACCTACCTGGCCGGCGAGAGCACCTTGGATGAAGCCCGCAGCCGCACCAGCATCCCGAGCCTCGACGTGCTGTGCTGCGGCCCGCTACCCCAAAACCCCACCCGCCTCATCGAGAGCCCGCGCCTGGCCGAGCTGATTCAGCAGCTGCGCGAGGAGTACGACTACCTGCTGGTGGATATTCCGCCGCTGGGCTACGTCTCGGAATTCCTGGTGCTGCTGCAATACCTGGATGCCAAAATTTACGTGGTGCGCCAGAACTACACCGACCGCGCCCTGGTGGGCCAGATAACCGAGATGCACCGCGACCACAAAGTGAAGCAACTCTATATGGTTATCAATGACGTGCACTTTGGCAATACCTACGAGTATCGCCACAAAGCGAATGCGTATAAATACGGGGTATAA